The Vicia villosa cultivar HV-30 ecotype Madison, WI linkage group LG1, Vvil1.0, whole genome shotgun sequence genome includes a region encoding these proteins:
- the LOC131655646 gene encoding protein SIEVE ELEMENT OCCLUSION B-like, which yields MTVINYKKPLVVARNPSTMPENDILEVICSTHVYSDTKFDAESLFKIARNILTCSTNVVDNVVHGNQASEEQFFDNNIMTPASFKSPLCILKKINSEMACKGPGAEIAYETTLAILSKLSNYSWISKAVLTLSAFSIEYGEFWLSQYLPAQPLAKSLGIIKLVPQLTKPESLKKHITAISELNNLVKKTLKLVDIMLELKRLNSCHDIREVPALAPALEQIPVGVFWVINTIVAIVTQIECLTTDSEKRSDLSHSGQAINIIINNLEKHLFHCDIQIREAEYNKLLNRLFQIPTEITEVLKVLFFWKFIPKGPIIYDGSEEKLVEIDVLKKKDVLLLITTLEINQEDISMLILIHEYIKKKGNQHVILWVPIVEKWDDKLIEKFDYWKSKMPWYVLHHFQPITGIKYIRKELHFKQKPLVVVLSPQGKILHQNAYHMIQVWGIRGFPFSKCKQDTMKPTSVWDFVDTLVVDITIDIKWEEEKSVIIYGGKNTKWTEKISEYETTIKETNTSIEVFSLESQEKTMVTKFWKKVESLVVIKMHEEPSDVKLQVEKLLSYKNETGWAVVIKGNNVSVVGHETTISKTIDEIKTWRDSAVNDGFNTAFTKYHQEVAVAATKEYICSNLEIYNFGRKNPDTIRCPHCDEIMEMVITYKCSRDKNLPIDEV from the exons ATGACAGTCATAAACTATAAAAAGCCTCTTGTTGTTGCCCGTAACCCATCAACCATGCCTGAGAATGATATTTTGGAGGTGATTTGTTCAACTCACGTGTATAGTGACACAAAGTTTGATGCTGAATCTCTGTTCAAGATTGCTAGGAACATCCTTACGTGTTCAACCAATGTGGTTGATAACGTTGTGCAT GGAAATCAAGCAAGTGAGGAGCAATTTTTTGATAACAACATTATGACCCCTGCTAGCTTCAAATCACCCTTGTGTATTTTGAAGAAAATTAATTCGGAG ATGGCATGCAAGGGTCCAGGTGCAGAAATAGCATACGAAACAACACTAGCAATCTTAAGCAAGTTGTCAAACTATTCATGGATTTCAAAAGCAGTGCTTACTCTTTCTGCTTTTTCTATTGAATATGGAGAGTTCTGGCTATCACAATATCTTCCAGCACAACCACTTGCAAAGTCATTAGGCATAATCAAGCTAGTGCCTCAACTCACAAAACCTGAATCCCTCAAAAAACACATCACTGCAATTTCGGAACTCAACAATCTGGTCAAGAAAACTTTGAAATTGGTTGATATCATGCTTGAGTTGAAAAGACTCAactcatgtcatgacatcagggAAGTGCCAGCTCTTGCACCGGCTTTGGAACAAATCCCAGTTGGTGTCTTTTGGGTTATCAACACCATTGTTGCAATTGTTACACAGATTGAATGTCTCACTACTGATTC ggaAAAGAGGTCGGACTTATCTCATTCTGGTCAAGCGATTaacataataatcaacaatttggAGAAGCACCTGTTCCATTGCGATATACAGATTC GTGAAGCTGAGTATAACAAGTTACTCAACAGACTCTTTCAAATCCCAACGGAAATTACCGAAGTACTTAAGGTGTTGTTTTTCTGGAAATTCATTCCAAAAGGACCCATCATCTATGATGGTTCTGAAGAAAAGCTG GTTGAAATTGACGTGTTGAAGAAGAAGGATGTCCTTTTGTTGATTACAACCCTGGAAATCAACCAAGAAGACATCTCAATGTTGATTCTGATTCATGAATATATAAAGAAAAAAGGAAACCAACACGTGATTCTGTGGGTTCCCATTGTGGAGAAATGGGATGATAAGCTGATTGAAAAATTTGATTATTGGAAGTCCAAGATGCCTTGGTATGTGTTGCATCACTTTCAACCTATAACAGGCATCAAATACATAAGGAAGGAATTGCATTTCAAGCAGAAGCCTCTGGTTGTTGTGTTGAGCCCACAAGGAAAGATTCTACATCAAAATGCTTATCATATGATTCAAGTTTGGGGAATAAGAGGCTTCCCTTTCTCTAAATGCAAACAAGATACAATGAAGCCAACATCAGTGTGGGACTTTGTTGATACTCTGGTGGTTGACATTACAATAGATATTAAATgg GAGGAGGAAAAGTCTGTCATCATTTATGGAGGTAAAAATACTAAATGGACTGAAAAAATTAGTGAGTATGAAACCACTATTAAGGAAACAAATACTTCAATTGAGGTGTTTTCCTTGGAGAGCCAAGAGAAAACTATGGTTACCAAATTTTGGAAAAAGGTAGAGAGTTTGGTTGTCATCAAAATGCACGAGGAACCAAGTGATGTAAAACTACAGGTTGAGAAGTTGCTTTCTTACAAGAATGAGACTGGGTGGGCAGTTGTAATCAAAGGCAATAATGTGAGTGTTGTTGGTCATGAGACTACAATTTCCAAAACAATTGATGAAATTAAAACATGGAGGGATTCAGCGGTGAATGATGGCTTTAATACCGCATTTACAAAATACCATCAAGAGGTTGCTGTTGCTGCAACAAAGGAGTATATTTGCTCTAACCTTGAGATTTATAATTTTGGCCGAAAAAACCCAGACACTATTAGGTGTCCACATTGTGACGAGATAATGGAAATGGTTATTACCTATAAGTGTTCTCGTGATAAGAATCTCCCCATCGACGAGGTTTAG
- the LOC131655657 gene encoding uncharacterized protein LOC131655657, translating to MAYGSDEEPVSLSFSDSEGEEVNSEYAKGGFLYDSESKDDFEDFEEESESEVFEDEPESEDDSEAEDKLEFEGDSESEGESEDKSKPEGSEDKSKLESSEGESESEGDSEEEEEGDSEDESDGEFDSDLDFDDGLESDGDHASGRENSEDVVFGGKSYGDDHVSGGNHDSKGGTFEGSPAFDAGHDDKVRIWW from the coding sequence ATGGCTTATGGATCTGATGAGGAACCTGTGAGTTTGTCGTTTTCTGACTCTGAAGGGGAAGAAGTTAACTCTGAATATGCTAAAGGAGGGTTTTTATATGATTCTGaatcaaaagatgactttgaagattttgaagaagagtCAGAATCTGAGGTTTTTGAAGATGAGCCAGAGTCAGAAGATGACTCTGAAGCTGAAGACAAGTTAGAATTCGAAGGTGATTCTGAGTCTGAAGGAGAATCAGAAGATAAATCAAAACCTGAAGGTTCTGAAGATAAGTCAAAACTTGAAAGTTCTGAAGGTGAGTCAGAGTCTGAAGGTGACTctgaggaggaagaagaaggagactctgaagatgagtcagatggtgaattTGATTCTGATCTAGATTTTGACGATGGTCTAGAATCTGATGGTGATCAtgcttctggaagggaaaactctgaagacgtaGTTTTTGGAGGAAAATCTTATGGAGATGATCATGTTTCTGGTGGTAACCATGACTCTAAAGGTGGAACTTTTGAAGGTAGTCCAGCCTTTGACGCTGGTCATGATGACAAAGTTAGGATTTGGTGGTAG
- the LOC131655668 gene encoding protein MAIN-LIKE 1-like, whose protein sequence is MPVTVDAGFVLPPSELHEDNLVLEPVWYSGGPYRSILVNRERDPQRFYYHGWKISALAQPDQPCFQDVLTASSPRDLCQVGYGTILNGLLMAFAKRWHPETSLFHLLHGEITIILDDVACLLHLPIRGTLLGHGRLTKKEAMETLIDELGANPDDALEEVERTRGAHVRFAFLQQRYHVDLLATQEVVGDEVEEDVHRERALRCYFLYLIGTHLFVDTSLSYTEFIYLTYLLHTTCIHEYNWGAIVLAYNYYRLGEGYLWKARTVAWILQHFPYIIGWGEVPAYTELMPRASTFSSFRGNQVSDPYRRGLDSTAADDVHYDCYAEHCETVPFDEISLYSRWLALERVMRQFDYARHDHTISAPIAVTHRQLDEVFVDWEHHMVPEEARATRAESDWSCVEGYITWYYRMSHSYMFLAAAGDPPRPTQEEILRTHQAEFDHTQNLLPRCL, encoded by the exons ATGCCAGTGACGGTCGATGCAGGATTTGTTCTTCCACCTTCAGAGTTGCACGAGGATAATCTGGTGCTGGAGCCTGTCTGGTACTCGGGGGGGCCCTATAGAAGCATCCTTGTTAATAGG GAGAGGGATCCCCAGAGGTTCTATTACCACGGATGGAAGATTTCCGCTCTCGCGCAGCCTGACCAGCCGTGTTTCCAGGATGTACTAACAGCTTCTAGCCCGAGGGACCTCTGTCAGGTGGGCTACGGGACGATCCTTAACGGGCTGCTAATGGCATTTGCGAAGAGATGGCATCCGGAGACTTCCTTATTTCATCTTCTTCACGGTGAGATTACCATCATTCTTGATGATGTGGCATGCCTCTTACATCTACCTATCAGAGGTACCCTCCTTGGTCACGGTAGGCTGACGAAAAAGGAAGCAATGGAGACATTGATTGATGAGCTAGGGGCTAATCCTGATGACGCacttgaggaggtggagaggacccGCGGGGCCCACGTCAGGTTTGCCTTCTTGCAGCAAAGATATCATGTCGACCTTCTTGCGACACAAGAGGTTGTTGGTGACGAGGTAGAGGAAGATGTACACAGAGAGCGGGcgctgagatgttacttcctataTTTGATAGGAACTCAtctctttgtggacacgagcttGTCATACACAGAGTTCATCTACCTGACGTACTTATTGCATACAACATGTATCCATGAGTACAATTGGGGAGCGATTGTACTAGCATACAACTACTACAGACTCGGAGAGGGATACCTATGGAAGGCAAGGACAGTG GCTTGGATACTACAGCATTTCCCATACATTATTGGATGGGGAGAGGTGCCTGCCTACACTGAGCTCATGCCACGTGCCAGTACATTCAGCTCCTTCAGAGGGAACCAGGTGTCAGATCCTTACAGGCGCGGACTTGATAGCACGGCTGCCGATGACGTACATTATGACTGCTATGCTGAGCACTGTGAGACAGTTCCGTTTGATGAGATATCACTATATTCTAGATGGTTGGCCCTAGAGCGCGTCATGCGTCAGTTTGACTATGCACGACACGACCATACTATCTCCGCTCCTATCGCCGTGACCCATCGGCAGTTAGATGAGGTCTTTGTAGACtgggagcatcacatggttcctGAGGAGGCTCGGGCGACGAGAGCAGAGAGCGATTGGAGCTGCGTCGAGGGGTACATTACGTGGTACTACAGAATGTCGCACTCGTACATGTTTCTCGCTGCAGCTGGAGATCCTCCTAGACCAACCCAGGAAGAGATTCTGCGGACTCATCAGGCTGAGTTTGACCACACACAGAATCTTCTTCCTCGGTGTCTTTAG